Proteins from one Choloepus didactylus isolate mChoDid1 chromosome 4, mChoDid1.pri, whole genome shotgun sequence genomic window:
- the AEN gene encoding apoptosis-enhancing nuclease — translation MVSQKGSESAQCLCPPLSSLNAKDALRRKHKRRSRQHQRFMARKALMQEQGLLSPPPESDSSPLPTPSEALPGTEAASSRRLRPWVEFGGPACSREAMGSLPSKCVAIDCEMVGTGPRGRVSELARCSVVSYHGDVLYDKYIRPEMPIVDYRTRWSGITRQHMRTAIPFQVAQKEILKLLKGKVVVGHALHNDFRALKYIHPRSQIRDTTYVPNLLCEPGFHTRARVSLKDLALQLLHKKIQVGQHGHSSVEDAMTAMELYRLVEVPWEQQKASSSRKPPEDRDPDSSTDMEQYMEDQYWPEDLAQGSRGGPGGHGAGGRE, via the exons atggtgtcccagaaaggCTCCGAATCTGCCCAGTGTCTGTGCCCTCCCCTCTCCAGCTTGAATGCCAAGGATGCGCTTCGGAGAAAGCACAAGAGGAGGAGCCGACAGCACCAGCGGTTCATGGCTCGCAAGGCCTTGATGCAGGAGCAGGGGCTGCTGAGCCCACCCCCAGAGTCAGACTcctccccactgcccaccccGTCGGAGGCTTTGCCAGGCACTGAAGCTGCCAGCAGTAGGAGGCTGCGTCCATGGGTGGAGTTTGGCGGTCCCGCCTGCAGCAGAGAAGCCATGGGCTCCTTGCCCAGCAAGTGTGTAGCTATTGACTGTGAGATGGTGGGCACGGGACCCCGCGGGCGGGTGAGCGAGCTGGCCCGCTGCTCTGTAGTGAGTTACCACGGCGATGTTCTCTATGACAAGTACATCCGGCCCGAGATGCCCATCGTTGACTACCGCACCCGCTGGAGCGGCATCACCCGGCAGCATATGCGCACAGCCATCCCCTTCCAGGTGGCCCAGAAAGAG ATCCTTAAGCTCCTGAAGGgcaaggtggtggtggggcaTGCACTGCACAATGATTTCCGGGCCCTCAAGTACATCCACCCTCGGAGTCAGATCCGGGACACCACTTACGTCCCAAACCTCCTCTGCGAGCCTGGCTTCCACACGCGGGCCCGGGTGTCTCTTAAGGACCTGGCTCTGCAGCTGCTGCACAAGAAGATCCAG GTGGGCCAGCACGGGCACTCATCAGTGGAAGATGCCATGACGGCCATGGAGCTCTACCGGCTGGTGGAGGTGCCGTGGGAGCAGCAGAAGGCCAGCAGTTCCCGGAAGCCCCCGGAGGACAGAGATCCTGACAGCAGTACAGACATGGAACAGTACATGGAGGACCAGTACTGGCCCGAGGACCTGGCCCAGGGCAGCAGAGGAGGGCCAGGGGGACacggggcaggagggagggagtga